One Triticum dicoccoides isolate Atlit2015 ecotype Zavitan chromosome 5B, WEW_v2.0, whole genome shotgun sequence genomic window carries:
- the LOC119312946 gene encoding F-box/FBD/LRR-repeat protein At1g13570-like produces MGNMLTVMLGTTAVVDRCHPRQLHPRATSSSRIAGHQFEPLSILAFRAMSEHIGRSEAFCRKQISNGRFQLLTILVCGAIRAEGITANDPFKLCGILICGVLSDYIAHGAEEPAVDLLGDLPEGVLCTIFSKLSLKEAVRTSAVSRKWRYLWTVCPKLSFDGSTICGNNRYGKQVYALAFIRIVNRVLAQCRGKLFEELAIKIDLNRMFVEHLNNWVRFAVSSSAKALVFDLAPQEHQLPGRDGQYKFPFKLLDKDSVHRLQKIHLSFVDFQPPMQFNGFPNLRKLDLNLVNVNGKDIPHMLSNCCNLEWLSMVRCHLNGELKVNGPLPHLLHLKLVYCDVTSIAFDTVNLATFIYKGRKVPIDLNKSLELVCADIWFSTVTFERAITLLGKVLKNVQHLTLDMDCKPPEIPRLMHYRCMFSRMTYLQLRLVYVEGLDVLSLVSFLRSAPFIEKLELHFCFPGYIHLVQEPESIRKLPECLFNNLKSLHVTGFKACTGQVEFLMHMVENAPALEGLTIDQSEKYLLEGHKKDAKTVIDLVHRTAKKYLEGKISPRCILMLL; encoded by the exons ATGGGGAACATGCTCACCGTCATGCTTGGAACAACTGCAGTTGTGGATCGTTGCCATCCAAGGCAACTCCACCCACGAGCCACCAGCAGCAGCAGGATAGCAGGCCATCAGTTTGAACCGCTGAGCATTCTGGCTTTCAGGGCTATGTCTGAGCACATAGGACGTAGTGAAGCGTTCTGTCGAAAGCAGATATCGAATGGCCGGTTTCAACTGCTGACCATTCTGGTTTGCGGAGCAATCCGTGCCGAGGGAATTACAGCAAACGATCCGTTCAAACTGTGTGGCATTCTCATCTGTGGAGTTTTGTCTGACTACATCGCTCATGGCGCAGAGGAACCAGCGGTTGATCTGCTTGGAGACCTTCCAGAG GGCGTGCTGTGCACAATTTTTTCAAAGTTGTCTCTGAAAGAGGCTGTAAGAACCAGTGCCGTATCAAGGAAATGGAGATACTTGTGGACAGTTTGTCCTAAACTGAGTTTTGACGGAAGTACAATATGTGGCAACAACAGATATGGGAAACAAGTATATGCTCTAGCGTTCATTCGCATTGTTAATAGGGTCTTGGCACAGTGCCGTGGCAAGTTGTTTGAAGAGCTTGCGATCAAAATTGATTTGAACAGGATGTTTGTTGAACACCTCAATAATTGGGTTCGTTTTGCTGTATCATCAAGTGCAAAGGCATTAGTTTTTGATTTAGCACCACAAGAGCATCAACTTCCAGGTCGTGATGGTCAGTACAAATTCCCATTTAAGCTTTTAGACAAGGACAGTGTACACCGTCTACAGAAAATTCATCTTAGCTTTGTAGATTTCCAGCCACCAATGCAGTTTAATGGCTTCCCTAACCTACGGAAGCTTGACTTAAACTTAGTGAATGTCAATGGGAAGGATATTCCACATATGTTGTCAAACTGCTGTAATCTAGAGTGGCTGAGTATGGTTAGATGCCATCTCAATGGTGAACTAAAGGTTAATGGCCCGCTGCCTCATCTACTGCACTTGAAACTTGTGTACTGCGATGTAACAAGTATAGCATTCGATACGGTGAATCTTGCAACTTTTATATACAAAGGAAGGAAGGTGCCTATTGACCTCAATAAATCATTAGAACTGGTATGTGCAGATATATGGTTTTCTACAGTCACTTTTGAGCGCGCCATTACTTTACTTGGTAAAGTGCTTAAAAATGTGCAACATCTAACCCTCGACATGGACTGTAAACCACCAGAG ATTCCCCGTTTGATGCATTACCGATGCATGTTTTCTAGAATGACATATTTGCAATTGAGGTTGGTCTATGTCGAAGGATTGGATGTCTTATCCTTGGTCTCTTTTCTGAGGTCTGCTCCTTTCATTGAGAAGTTAGAGCTGCAC TTTTGTTTCCCTGGTTATATCCATTTGGTACAAGAACCTGAATCTATCAGGAAGCTACCGGAGTGTCTGTTCAACAACTTGAAGAGTTTGCATGTTACAGGATTTAAAGCATGCACTGGCCAAGTTGAGTTCCTTATGCATATGGTGGAAAATGCCCCTGCATTGGAAGGTTTAACTATAGATCAATCAGAAAAATATCTCCTAGAAGGTCATAAAAAGGATGCGAAAACGGTTATTGACCTGGTCCATAGAACTGCTAAAAAGTATCTTGAAGGGAAGATTTCGCCCAGGTGCATCTTAATGTTACTTTAA